One region of Dehalococcoidia bacterium genomic DNA includes:
- a CDS encoding SDR family oxidoreductase, giving the protein MKDFKDKLVYISGGSSGIGLGVAKAMAARGANVVIFARRQKTLDAARDEINACRMIERQKIHCRSMDVSQREQVEAVLKKAVAEYGVPDILINCAGRARPAYFEEISFEQFEETMKVDLYGVWNTISVLLPYMKERGGYIVNVSSIVGFLGIFGYTDYAAAKFGVIGLSEALRSEFKRYNIAVSVLCPPDTDTPGFVEENKSKPEETKVISAGAKLMQPEAVAEALLKGMAKEEFIIIPNTDGRFTYIMKRLFPWLVEMVTDSQVRQVQKAQVRGR; this is encoded by the coding sequence ATGAAAGACTTTAAAGATAAGCTGGTTTACATAAGTGGTGGTTCTTCAGGCATTGGGCTTGGAGTGGCGAAAGCGATGGCGGCCAGGGGGGCCAACGTAGTTATCTTTGCGCGCCGTCAGAAAACGCTGGACGCTGCCCGTGATGAGATCAATGCATGCCGGATGATCGAGAGGCAGAAGATACATTGCCGGTCGATGGATGTCTCTCAGCGCGAACAGGTGGAGGCGGTGCTCAAAAAGGCTGTAGCGGAATACGGCGTTCCCGACATCCTGATCAACTGCGCCGGACGTGCCCGCCCCGCTTACTTTGAGGAGATCAGCTTTGAGCAGTTCGAGGAAACCATGAAAGTGGACCTGTACGGTGTATGGAATACGATATCGGTACTTCTTCCTTATATGAAAGAGCGCGGCGGATATATTGTGAACGTATCTTCCATCGTGGGTTTCCTGGGCATCTTCGGCTATACCGATTATGCTGCCGCCAAGTTCGGCGTGATTGGTTTATCGGAAGCTTTACGCAGTGAATTCAAGAGATACAATATCGCGGTCTCGGTGCTGTGTCCGCCGGATACCGACACCCCCGGATTTGTGGAGGAAAACAAATCCAAACCTGAGGAGACCAAGGTTATCTCGGCCGGGGCAAAGCTTATGCAACCGGAGGCTGTAGCGGAAGCCCTGCTGAAGGGAATGGCTAAAGAGGAGTTCATTATCATCCCCAACACGGACGGCCGTTTTACCTATATTATGAAGCGGCTTTTCCCCTGGCTGGTCGAGATGGTAACCGATTCGCAGGTGCGGCAAGTGCAGAAAGCACAGGTAAGAGGTCGGTGA
- a CDS encoding alcohol dehydrogenase catalytic domain-containing protein, whose amino-acid sequence MKAVQFDVKIPQYLTLKVIGALSERAYYSGPLSTVKLVDIPEPSIPFPDWVKIKVSRCGNCTSDIYAVLLKVSAAWTPYTSFPAVPGHEICGTIDEVGADVQGLNKGDLVAVCPVLNCITRGIEPVCNACSKGLSSCENFAEGKLPPGQAIDLCIATMGGYSEYIIAHKSQVFKIPAGMSVQEAALVEPFAIALEAVFTNMPQKGEQVLVIGGGVIGTMIMHSIRALEIPCEMTAAVSSKFTSDLARKSGADHTITGKTALQQAAKITGGRCYKPMLGPDAMMCGYDRIYDCFSTSSSVGLAMRLARTGGVISLVGNSREIKLDPTLILIKLISIKGSLYYGFHEWKGKRRHVFEIAIDLMSGGKAKLADMVTHTFRLDEYKKMMKVNTNKGRNKAIKTQFVYD is encoded by the coding sequence ATGAAAGCTGTGCAGTTCGATGTTAAAATCCCGCAATATCTGACGCTCAAGGTTATCGGCGCGTTGAGCGAACGAGCTTATTACAGCGGTCCTCTATCTACGGTGAAGCTGGTCGATATTCCCGAGCCTTCAATACCTTTCCCTGACTGGGTAAAGATTAAAGTTTCCCGTTGCGGTAATTGTACCAGCGATATCTACGCTGTTCTGTTGAAGGTTTCGGCAGCCTGGACACCATATACTTCTTTTCCGGCTGTGCCCGGCCACGAGATATGCGGCACTATTGATGAGGTGGGTGCGGATGTGCAAGGTTTAAATAAAGGCGACCTGGTTGCCGTCTGCCCGGTGCTCAACTGCATAACACGTGGTATTGAACCGGTATGTAATGCGTGCAGTAAAGGTCTTTCGAGTTGTGAGAACTTCGCCGAGGGCAAGCTGCCTCCGGGACAGGCTATCGATCTCTGTATCGCGACGATGGGAGGCTATAGCGAATATATCATCGCCCATAAAAGCCAGGTTTTCAAGATTCCGGCGGGGATGAGCGTTCAGGAGGCGGCCCTGGTTGAGCCGTTTGCGATTGCGCTTGAAGCAGTCTTTACCAACATGCCACAGAAAGGGGAGCAGGTGCTGGTAATCGGCGGCGGGGTGATCGGCACCATGATCATGCATTCGATACGCGCCCTTGAGATCCCGTGTGAGATGACGGCCGCTGTCAGTTCAAAATTCACATCCGATCTCGCCAGGAAGTCGGGCGCAGACCACACGATTACGGGCAAAACTGCGTTGCAGCAGGCAGCGAAGATTACCGGAGGGCGGTGCTATAAACCCATGCTCGGTCCGGATGCTATGATGTGTGGATACGACAGGATATACGACTGTTTCTCCACTTCAAGCAGCGTCGGCCTGGCCATGCGTCTGGCAAGGACCGGCGGTGTGATCTCCCTGGTGGGTAACTCCCGCGAGATCAAATTGGATCCAACCCTGATACTGATCAAGCTGATATCGATCAAGGGCTCGCTGTATTATGGCTTCCACGAGTGGAAGGGTAAACGCAGGCACGTATTCGAGATTGCCATCGACCTTATGTCGGGAGGCAAGGCGAAGCTGGCTGATATGGTAACGCATACCTTCAGGCTGGATGAATACAAAAAGATGATGAAGGTCAATACAAACAAAGGTCGTAACAAGGCTATCAAGACCCAGTTTGTCTACGACTAG
- a CDS encoding long-chain-fatty-acid--CoA ligase: MNIVIGDLLRHSVNRYPKRLAILGDDVHFTYEEFNQRVNRIVNNLLGSGLKKGDRLGILLMNCYQFLELIMACAKAGIVMVPINWRFQAPEIKYVVENSDTCAMIMGEEFIPTMETAAMDIEQIPADKYWVVGSKKFRNAGGFYQDLVKEGSSDEPDVKIDPDDIFFIGYTSGTTGFPKGAVILHKTEVERAIAINMEYAMPPSGLVNLIVMPTFHSNSIWNTVASFLSGATIHIYHLRGFNGEEILSIIDKYRVTLSGMVPTMFNIILALPEQVRNKYDVSSMEILLSGSAPISEKTKTEILSVFKNAKLYEGYGSTETGLVTNLYPEDQFRKMRSVGQAAFGKQVKILDPEGKELPPGGIGEIYTRGINIFKEYLKNPQATKSAFRGEWCTVGDMGYLDEENYLFLVDRKNDMIISGGENIYPTEVENVIYTHPSVREVAIVGVPDEFWGESVKAVVLLKDGMSATREEIIEFTKGKLAGYKRPRTVDFVTELPMTPTGKILRRLVKEKYWQGRDSRI; this comes from the coding sequence ATGAATATAGTCATAGGCGATCTGTTGAGGCACAGCGTAAACAGGTATCCCAAACGCCTGGCTATATTAGGAGATGATGTCCATTTCACGTATGAGGAGTTTAACCAGCGGGTCAACCGCATAGTTAACAATTTGCTTGGAAGCGGATTGAAGAAGGGCGACAGGCTGGGGATACTGCTTATGAATTGCTATCAATTTCTGGAGCTCATTATGGCTTGCGCCAAAGCCGGCATTGTCATGGTTCCCATAAACTGGCGCTTCCAGGCGCCTGAAATCAAATATGTCGTCGAAAACTCCGATACCTGTGCCATGATAATGGGGGAAGAATTCATACCGACTATGGAAACAGCGGCCATGGATATAGAGCAAATACCGGCGGATAAATACTGGGTAGTGGGGAGTAAGAAATTCCGCAATGCAGGCGGTTTTTATCAAGACCTGGTAAAGGAGGGCTCGTCGGACGAGCCAGATGTTAAAATCGATCCGGATGATATTTTCTTTATAGGATATACGTCGGGTACAACCGGCTTCCCCAAGGGTGCGGTGATATTACACAAAACGGAAGTGGAGCGGGCCATTGCGATTAATATGGAATACGCTATGCCTCCTTCCGGACTGGTCAACCTTATTGTGATGCCCACCTTTCACTCAAATTCCATCTGGAATACAGTGGCTTCTTTTCTCAGCGGTGCCACCATTCATATATATCACCTGCGTGGTTTTAATGGTGAGGAGATACTGTCGATAATCGATAAATACAGGGTGACTCTATCGGGTATGGTTCCCACTATGTTCAACATTATCTTGGCTTTGCCGGAGCAGGTGCGCAACAAGTACGATGTTTCCAGCATGGAGATATTGCTTTCGGGCTCCGCACCGATATCGGAGAAAACCAAGACCGAGATACTGTCCGTCTTCAAAAATGCCAAGCTCTACGAGGGCTATGGCTCGACCGAGACGGGTCTCGTTACTAATCTCTATCCCGAAGACCAGTTCAGGAAGATGAGATCGGTAGGGCAGGCTGCTTTCGGCAAGCAGGTGAAGATACTGGATCCTGAGGGCAAGGAACTGCCACCCGGTGGAATAGGAGAGATATACACCCGCGGCATCAATATTTTCAAGGAGTATTTAAAGAACCCGCAGGCTACTAAGTCTGCCTTTCGTGGCGAATGGTGTACGGTGGGTGATATGGGATACCTCGATGAAGAGAACTACCTGTTCTTGGTAGACCGCAAAAACGACATGATCATCTCCGGCGGCGAGAACATCTACCCGACCGAGGTTGAGAACGTCATTTATACACACCCTTCCGTCAGGGAGGTGGCCATCGTTGGCGTACCTGACGAATTCTGGGGTGAGTCGGTTAAGGCGGTGGTCCTTCTGAAGGACGGGATGAGCGCGACGCGGGAGGAGATCATCGAGTTCACAAAGGGAAAGCTGGCTGGCTATAAACGTCCGCGCACGGTGGACTTCGTTACAGAGCTGCCCATGACTCCCACCGGCAAGATATTGCGCCGTCTGGTAAAGGAAAAATACTGGCAGGGCAGAGACAGCAGGATTTGA